In Methylomonas sp. MK1, the genomic stretch TGGCGCCCATTGTTCCGGCGCAATCAACGATAGGCGGTATTGGCCATCCTTAAAATACAGCCAATACGCTTGTCCCGTGGTCGGTTTAAAACGAATTTGGCTATTTAAAACAAACAACGAGGTAAATAAATCGTTAGTAATTTGCTGAATGTTTTTGGCGGGTGCGATCAGCTGCTTTTTGGCTTGCTGCAAACTATCTAATATCGCGACGCTTCCTTTTCCCTGCGGATTGGCCAGTTTAATTGTTAAATTCATAAATCCAAGTATTCGGTAAGTATACAAAAACAGTATGCAGCTGGTTTGATCAACGCAGCGAATTCGGACGAACATTGATAGTTTTTATTCCCCTCATCCTAGCCTTCTCCCGGAGGGAGAAGGCGATTTTTCTGTCGATGTTTTCAAAGCCTCTCCAAATCCGCTAAAACCGTTTCCGCACGCCGGGCTATCGCATCGACCTCAGTCGCCGCAAACCGATCCAGATTGCGATAGACCATACTCAGGCGCGGATTGTGGTTTAGCTTAGCGCGATGACGAATGAAGAAATGCCAATACAGAGCATTGAACGGGCAGGCGCGATCGCCGGTACGGGCTTTTTTGTCGTAGTGGCAGCCCTTGCAGTAATCGCTCATCCGGTCGATGTAAGCCGCGCTGGACACATAAGGTTTAGTCGCCAACACACCGCCGTCGGCGAACTGGCTCATGCCCAGCGTGTTAGGCAATTCCACCCATTCGAAGGCGTCGATATACACCCCCAGATACCAGCGATGCACCGCGTCGGGCGCCAAGCCTGCCAACAGAGCGAAATTGCCGATCACCATCAAGCGCTGGATGTGGTGGGCATAGGCGTACTGCAAGGATTGGCCAATGGCGGCAGCCAGGCAATTCATTCGGGTTTCGCCGGTCCAGAACCAGGAGGGCAAAGGGCGGTCATGACCGAAATAATTGTGCGCGGCGTACTGCGGCATCTTTGCCCAATACACGCCGCGCACATACTCGCGCCAACCGAGAATCTGTCGGATAAAGCCTTCGACGGCCGCCAGCGGCGCGTGGCCTTGGCGATACGCGTGTTCGGCCCGTTCCACCACTTCACGCGGATTGAGCATTTTGGTATTCAAGGCAAACGATAGTAGCGAATGAAACAGCCGCCAGCTGCGCCGGCTCATCGCGTCCTGAAAATCGCCGAACTGTGGCAGGCCATCGGCGATGAAGGCTTCGAGTTGCTGCAAGGCTTCTGCACGATTTAGCGGCCAGCGAAAATTGCCGGCATCGGCGGTGCCGAAACTGTTCACGCCAGCCGTGCGGATGTCCTGCCAAAGTTTGGCGTGATTGTGGCGCGGCCGAGTATCAACAGGCACAGCCGGCGCGCCGGGCCAAGTCTTGCGGTTGTCGCGGTCGAAATTCCATTGCCCGCCTATCGGGCGTTGATTGTCTTCCAGCAACACGCCATGTTTAACCCGCATGCGCCGATAGAACATTTCCATCAGCCAACGCGCTTTTGCGCCGAACAGTTGTGCCGCTTCGTGCCGTTGGCTGTAGAAATGTTCGCTGTCGTAAGCTTGGCTGCTGATAGCCAAGTTTTGGCAATAGTTGCTCAATTGCTGATCTAGTCGCCATTCGTCAGGTAGCTGGTATGCAAAATGTTGCACCTGATAGAGCTCGATCAAGTGATCCAGATTGGTAGTCAGCGATTGCCGATTATCGCTATCGTCGATTGTCAGGTAATGCACCCGATGGCCTTGGGCGGTCAAACACTCAGCAAAATCGCGCATTGCCGCGAAAATACCGATGATTTTTTGCGCATGGTGCAGCACATAATCGGTTTCCTGGCGGATTTCCATCAGTGTGTACACCACCTTGTTATCGGTTTGCTTAAACCAGCTGTGGAGTGGGTTTAGCTGGTCGCCCAGAATAAGACGTAGGGTGGTCATGCTGTCGCTGCCGTGATCCGCTGCCGGCGGCAACGCTCCGAGCAATATTTCACGGCATCCCAATTCCTGGCCCATTTTTTACGCCAAACGAAGGGCCGGCCGCAGACTACACAGGTCTTGGCGGGTAACAGGGCTTTTTGATGCATCAAAACTCCAGCTGGGTTTGGACCCAGTCGCCGGCCGCGACTTTGGTTTTTCGGCGGCGTGTGAGCTGTTTACGCGAGCCGTGCTTTTCAACGATTGCGGCCTTGGCGGCTTTGACTTCGGCGCGGCCGCGTACTTGGTAAAGACGGGCTTTGGCCTGCCGGGTGGCGCATTCAAGATCGACCAGCGGTTCGGCAATATCGACACCGACGATTACGCCGCATTGCTGTTGCAGTTTTACAGGCATGCGCCACGGTTCAAATAGCCATTCTTTGGGTACCCGGCGTAAGGCCGGCAGCCAATGTCTAACAAAGTGACCTTGCGGATCATGGTCGCGGGCCTGTTTGATTGGGTTATACACCCGCGTGGTGTTGATGCCGGTGGTGCCGGCTTGCATTTGCATCTGGCTCCAGTGGATGCCCGGTTCGTAATCCAGAAACTGCTGCGCCAGCCACGTGCCGACCGGCTGCCAGTGCAACCAAAGTGGGTAACTGGCTACCGACACTATCATGGCGCGCATCCGGAAATTCAGCCAGCCGGTCTGGTTAAGCATTGCGACGCAAGCATCGACCAGCGGCCAACCGGTTTGGCCTGAGGTTAAGGCCTGAAAATGCGCCGGGTTCCAGTCCGCTTCGCGCAAACCGTCATAGCCGCGATGCAGATTGGTAAATTCCAGTTCCGGCTCGCTTTCCAGCTTTTGCATGAAGTGGCAATGCCAATACAAGCGGCTGACGAAGGCGGTCAAACCGACACGACGGACGTCATTGCTAGGCAGAACATCAAGCTGGCGACGGGTGGCGTGTACCACTTCACGCAAACTCAAACATCCAAAGGCCAGGTAAGGCGATAGCCGCGAACAGGCCGTCGGTGCCGACAATGGCGAAGAGATGCCGCCGCGGTAAGCACCGCAACGGTCGAACAGAAAGTCGCGCAAGGTTTCGATGCCTTGGCGGCGACCGCCTATTTGGCGCTGCGGCGGGTCGGGCTGGATTAAGCCCAGAGCTTGCGGATCGGGCAAGATCGGCGGTTGAGGTGCTGCTATCCAATCACAAGAGGGAGGATCTAGGCAGGGTTCCGCCATCAGCGCTTCCCAATGCGCTTTCCACAAGTCTCGATTTTGCAAGCGCCGCACCACACCGAATTGCGCAAACTCATGCCACTTTAAGCCGTGCGACCGGCACCAGCGTTGCACGGCCAAGTCGCGCTGAAAGCTCAGCCAGTTGCCGGTTTCCTGATACGAATACAGTGTCTTGAAGGGCGCTTCGTGCCAAAGCCGGTCCAACACGTCCACTGCTTCGCCTATCTCGATACACAAGCCGCCGCCGCGTTTGCGCAAGGCTATATCCAAATCAAGCAGGCTTTCCCGTAAAAATAGATAGTGTTGCGTAGCCGCATCGGCTGCCGCCCACAGGCTGGGTTCGATGATAAACACGCACAGCACCGGACCGTTGCGGCTGGCGTGCAGCAGCGGTGCATGGTCGTGCACCCGCAGATCGCGCTTGAACCAGACCAGGTTGTAGCTCATCGCTCAAAGCCAGCCCTGGCGCCAAATGCTGGAGTCGCGCAAATCCCGCCACGGCATGATTTGCACCCGTTTGCTAAATACCGCCTCCAGCTCGATCATTTCCAGCGGCGCGTCAGGATCGTCTGGCAACAGCAATTTGCTGACGATAAAGTGTTTTTCCTTGTTTTGCGGGGCAACGGCGGTCCATTTGCTGAGCAGCAATTTGTTTGGGTTCAGCCGGGGTGATTTGGCGGTCGGCATGGCTTGGTCTGCTTGAAGAATTTAGTTTCCGAGCATACCAGCCGATCCCGAAATGGCGAGATCGGCTGGTATGCAGCGGAATAAATCAATTCCCCGGTTGCAAGGTTACTTCGACTTCCCGGGTCTTGCCGTTATTGAATACTTGGACTTTGACGACATCGCCAACCTTCTGGTCGTCCAGGCGGGCGAACAGTTTGGATAGCGAATCGACTTCCTTGCCGTTGATCGCGACGATGATGTCGCCAGGGATCACGCCGCTCGCCGAAATTTTCACACCCTGCAAGCCGGCTTTTTCAGCCGCAGAACCGGGCTGTACCCGCAACACCGCGACACCGGTCTTGCCAGTCAAGGCGGCCAACTGTTCGTTCATTTGTTGATCTATTTCGATACCTAAAGCCGGGCGGATATATTTGCCTTGCTTGATCAATTCCGGCACCACCCGCATCACCGTATCCACTGGCACCGCGAAACCGATGCCGGCCGAAGCGCCGCTCGGGCTGTAGATGGCAGTATTGATGCCGATCAGGCGGCCGGCGGAATCCAACAGCGGACCACCGGAGTTGCCCGGATTAATGGCTGCGTCAGTTTGGATCAAGTGCTCGACTGCCGGCCCATCCTGGCCGCCCAGCGAGCGGTCCAATGCGGAGACGATGCCGCCGGTTAAAGTCCAGTCCAAACCAAATGGGTTGCCAATCGCGAATACTTTCTGTCCGACCTTCAGATCGCGGCTGGTGCCGACCGGTACCGGCGGCGGCCGTTTGAAGCCGACGCCGATTTTCAACACCGCAATATCATGCACCTGGCTGGCACCGACCAGCGCGGCCTTGTAATCGCGGCCGTCGGCCAGTTTTACCGTGGCTTCATTGGCACCGGCAATGACATGAAAGTTGGTCACCACGTGGCCGGCTTCATCCCAGATAAACCCGGAGCCGGTACCCTTCGGCACCGAGAACACGTCGCGTGTCCAGACATTGCGCACTAGCGCGGCGGTACTGATGTAAACCACCGAGTCGCGGGATTTTTCGAACAATTCGATGGTGCTTTTTTCGTCCGCCGCCAAGTCACCGCGCGCGGCGACGGTTCTGACCGGGGTGGATTCGGTCGCCGGTGCCCTCGGCTGCCAATGCCAAAGCAATATCAGCACAGCCGCCACTGCGCCGACGGCGAATACGCGTTTAATGAATATATCGGGCGAATGGGGATGGTGGGGATGTTGCATGTCGGCCTCCGGTTTGTTGGTTCCTACCCAGAATCGTGCGAACTGATCAAAGCTATTTTAAATGGCGGCACTGCTGGACATTCAATTCCACTGAGCCGCTACGTCGGCAAAATGGGAGCGCGTTTATCAAATTTCAAGCGAGTCGGTGCGCGTGCTTTTATTCACCCGGCCCTATCTATCAGTATTATTCAGTTCTGGCTGAGCTCGTCCGCTGAAAATCTTGGAAACGGAGCGTTAGCGAAGTGAAGATTTTTAGTCCCCGATAGCCGTAGCGCCGGGCGGGTTTTCGCAGCGAAGCGGAGAAAACCTGCAAGGCATCGCGACACGGCGTTAAGTCATGCGAGAGCCTAAGTTTCGACCCCTTGTTGGGTCGGAACGAGGTGACGCGGACGAATCGGGGCGCCGCAGGCATAAGCGGTCGCGTAGTTTTTGCCGATTTTTTCCTGCTGGGAAGCTCGAAAAAATCTTTCGGCAAAAATAGCGACTCCCCGATAAGCCCTGGCTGGTGTGCCATTCGACAGGCAAGGGCATTAAGGCGAACGGTATTTAAGGGCCGGGTTAATAATCGACAGTGGATTTAGGAACTATAGCCAATTCGCAAAGTCTCGAAAAAGCCTGGATCGTTTGCTACTGGACAGGAGTGATCATTATGAAAAGAGTTAACAACACCATAAAACTGGTCATATTTGCATTTTTGAGTATGGGGTTAACCAGCGCTGCTATCGCGGAACATCATGAAAGCGCCAAGCTAAAAGCGCAATTACAAACCGAGGACGAGGCTGAAGTGGAGCTTTACGATTACCATTCGGGTGTTACGTATACCGGTACGCTACAACGTTTTATGTTTCATCGGCATTTAGAAAACCTAGTCGAAGAGCCAGAGGATAAACATGCAGAATCGGTGCGAATTAAGTAACACCGCTGTCGAATTCAGAGGTTCCGACACTTACCGCCGTGATTTCGGCTAGTACATATCAATTAAAAAGCCGGCTCACCAAGTAATTACAGATTTAAGAGGGTTGTTATTAGAGTATTTAACGCATCAATAACTGCAAGCGGATCCAGGCAATCGGCAGGCAGCTATTTGCAACGATAGCAGAGCGGTAAATTGAACAAATTGTCCGGGTCGGATGTGTTATCGACCTTTCGACTGATTGCGTTTGGCTTTGAAAAAATCGCTGAGCAGTTCCGCGCAATCCGCCTCCAGAATTCCCCCCGTCCACTCCACGCTATGATTTAAAAACGCGGCATCGCTGAGTTGCAACGCGTGGCAGACTGCGCCGCGCTTGGGATCGTAGGCGCCGAATACCAGACGCTTGATGCGGGCGTGGGCTATGGCACCCATGCACATCACGCAGGGCTCCAGCGTCACATACAGGGTGGTGTCTATCAATCGGTAGTTGTTTAAGGCTTGGCCGGCTTTGCGCAGGGCGACGATTTCGGCGTGGGCGGTGGGGTCGTTGTTCTGGATCGGTTGATTCCAGCCTTCGGTGATGCAGCGGTTGTTGTGCACCAGCACCGCGCCGACCGGGACTTCGCCTTGGCTTTCGGCGCGCTGCGCCAGGCGGATGGCATGGCGCAGCCATTCCTCGTCGGTCATCTCAAACTGTGGCTTTGTTCAGGCGGTCGTTGACGGCTGCCCAGGCTTCGTTGTCGGGCGGCTGTTCGATCAGGATGGTATCCAGTTGCAGGTTATCCAGGGCACGTAGCGAGCTGTACAAAGCCGGTTCGTAAAGTTCGGCATCGGCCGGTAATCTCAGCAAATGCAGGCAGGGAATCTCCGCGATTTCGGCACTGAACGCCAGGATGCCGATGTGTTTGCCTTGTGCGCACAAATCGTCTGTCATCGTGATTAGGGTATCGGCCGGGCACAGCAAGGCCATGGTATTGGGCGCGTAATGCACCGCCATCATGCCGGGCGCGCGGATCTTGCTCTGCGCCGACAGGCGCACATCGGTTTGCAGCACGGCTTTAAGTTGACTGCGGGTAATCCGGCCGGGTCTGAGAATCGCGGGAACGCCGTCGCTGAGGTCGATGATGGTCGATTCCACGCCCACGGCGCAGGGGCCGCCATCCAGAATGCAACCGACTTGATCGCCTAGTTCTTCGGCGACATGTTCTGCTTGTGTGGGGCTGATATGGCCGAAGCGATTGGCCGATGGTGCTGCTATGCCGCCGCCGAAGGCCTGTAATAGTTGTAAAGCAACCGGATTGGCTGGCACCCGCAAGCCTACCGTATCCTGACCGCCGGTAACGGCAGATGGTACCGTCGATTTTTTGTTCAAGATCATCGTCAGTGGGCCGGGCCAGAAGTGTTCGGCCAGCCGAAGTGCCGACTCCGGCACGGCTTCCGCCCAATCGTGCATTTGCGCGGCGCTGGCGATATGCACGATCAAGGGATGATCGGCCGGCCGACCTTTCGCGGCAAAAATTTTGGCAACCGCATCGGGGTTGGAAGCATCGGCGCCCAGTCCGTATACGGTTTCGGTCGGAAAGGCGACCAATTGGCCTTGCCGCAACAGTTCGACGGCGTGGCGGATGGATTCTTCGGTGACGGGTTTAGGATTCAAAGTAATCAGGCGAAAGATGAAAATCTAAAAAGACGGGCAGCCGACATAATTGTAGTGGCGAATTCATTTGCCAAAGCAAACAGCTGCAAATATATAAAAGCCATTGTCATGGCAAACGCGTCATTTTACCTTTCGCCTTTAGGCTTTTCTCCTAATTAATTTCCACCAACACTTCATTAGGGTTAACCGCGTCACCTTTTGCAACATAAATTGCCTTGACTATGCCGGCTATCGGTGCGGTGATCTCGGTTTCCATTTTCATTGCTTCGGTGACCAGCAAAGATTGCCCGGCATTGACCTTCTGGCCT encodes the following:
- a CDS encoding TIGR02450 family Trp-rich protein; amino-acid sequence: MPTAKSPRLNPNKLLLSKWTAVAPQNKEKHFIVSKLLLPDDPDAPLEMIELEAVFSKRVQIMPWRDLRDSSIWRQGWL
- a CDS encoding S1C family serine protease, which gives rise to MQHPHHPHSPDIFIKRVFAVGAVAAVLILLWHWQPRAPATESTPVRTVAARGDLAADEKSTIELFEKSRDSVVYISTAALVRNVWTRDVFSVPKGTGSGFIWDEAGHVVTNFHVIAGANEATVKLADGRDYKAALVGASQVHDIAVLKIGVGFKRPPPVPVGTSRDLKVGQKVFAIGNPFGLDWTLTGGIVSALDRSLGGQDGPAVEHLIQTDAAINPGNSGGPLLDSAGRLIGINTAIYSPSGASAGIGFAVPVDTVMRVVPELIKQGKYIRPALGIEIDQQMNEQLAALTGKTGVAVLRVQPGSAAEKAGLQGVKISASGVIPGDIIVAINGKEVDSLSKLFARLDDQKVGDVVKVQVFNNGKTREVEVTLQPGN
- the tadA gene encoding tRNA adenosine(34) deaminase TadA, translating into MTDEEWLRHAIRLAQRAESQGEVPVGAVLVHNNRCITEGWNQPIQNNDPTAHAEIVALRKAGQALNNYRLIDTTLYVTLEPCVMCMGAIAHARIKRLVFGAYDPKRGAVCHALQLSDAAFLNHSVEWTGGILEADCAELLSDFFKAKRNQSKGR
- a CDS encoding L-threonylcarbamoyladenylate synthase codes for the protein MNPKPVTEESIRHAVELLRQGQLVAFPTETVYGLGADASNPDAVAKIFAAKGRPADHPLIVHIASAAQMHDWAEAVPESALRLAEHFWPGPLTMILNKKSTVPSAVTGGQDTVGLRVPANPVALQLLQAFGGGIAAPSANRFGHISPTQAEHVAEELGDQVGCILDGGPCAVGVESTIIDLSDGVPAILRPGRITRSQLKAVLQTDVRLSAQSKIRAPGMMAVHYAPNTMALLCPADTLITMTDDLCAQGKHIGILAFSAEIAEIPCLHLLRLPADAELYEPALYSSLRALDNLQLDTILIEQPPDNEAWAAVNDRLNKATV
- a CDS encoding DUF2256 domain-containing protein — protein: MHQKALLPAKTCVVCGRPFVWRKKWARNWDAVKYCSERCRRQRITAATA
- a CDS encoding FAD-binding domain-containing protein; the encoded protein is MSYNLVWFKRDLRVHDHAPLLHASRNGPVLCVFIIEPSLWAAADAATQHYLFLRESLLDLDIALRKRGGGLCIEIGEAVDVLDRLWHEAPFKTLYSYQETGNWLSFQRDLAVQRWCRSHGLKWHEFAQFGVVRRLQNRDLWKAHWEALMAEPCLDPPSCDWIAAPQPPILPDPQALGLIQPDPPQRQIGGRRQGIETLRDFLFDRCGAYRGGISSPLSAPTACSRLSPYLAFGCLSLREVVHATRRQLDVLPSNDVRRVGLTAFVSRLYWHCHFMQKLESEPELEFTNLHRGYDGLREADWNPAHFQALTSGQTGWPLVDACVAMLNQTGWLNFRMRAMIVSVASYPLWLHWQPVGTWLAQQFLDYEPGIHWSQMQMQAGTTGINTTRVYNPIKQARDHDPQGHFVRHWLPALRRVPKEWLFEPWRMPVKLQQQCGVIVGVDIAEPLVDLECATRQAKARLYQVRGRAEVKAAKAAIVEKHGSRKQLTRRRKTKVAAGDWVQTQLEF
- a CDS encoding cryptochrome/photolyase family protein, which gives rise to MGCREILLGALPPAADHGSDSMTTLRLILGDQLNPLHSWFKQTDNKVVYTLMEIRQETDYVLHHAQKIIGIFAAMRDFAECLTAQGHRVHYLTIDDSDNRQSLTTNLDHLIELYQVQHFAYQLPDEWRLDQQLSNYCQNLAISSQAYDSEHFYSQRHEAAQLFGAKARWLMEMFYRRMRVKHGVLLEDNQRPIGGQWNFDRDNRKTWPGAPAVPVDTRPRHNHAKLWQDIRTAGVNSFGTADAGNFRWPLNRAEALQQLEAFIADGLPQFGDFQDAMSRRSWRLFHSLLSFALNTKMLNPREVVERAEHAYRQGHAPLAAVEGFIRQILGWREYVRGVYWAKMPQYAAHNYFGHDRPLPSWFWTGETRMNCLAAAIGQSLQYAYAHHIQRLMVIGNFALLAGLAPDAVHRWYLGVYIDAFEWVELPNTLGMSQFADGGVLATKPYVSSAAYIDRMSDYCKGCHYDKKARTGDRACPFNALYWHFFIRHRAKLNHNPRLSMVYRNLDRFAATEVDAIARRAETVLADLERL